A stretch of the Ischnura elegans chromosome 5, ioIscEleg1.1, whole genome shotgun sequence genome encodes the following:
- the LOC124159436 gene encoding mitochondrial translation release factor in rescue has translation MLTIPRLSRLTLIPAISCDPMVSGWLSLRSKHTVDYSLVPKVKEEDLKEQFVRGSGPGGQSVNKTSNCVVLTHTPTGIVVRCHQSRSLDQNRRIARELLVTKLDNLQNGAKSVEAQLKSIRDAKSIKKDQKKRKIASLKEQWKNMNSD, from the exons ATGCTCACCATACCGCGCCTATCAAGGCTAACTCTTATTCCCGCTATAAGTTGCGATCCTATGGTTTCTGGATGGCTTAGCTTGAGGTCGAAGCACACAGTAGATTACTCCCTTGTGCCTAAGGTCAAGGAAGAGGATTTGAAGGAACAGTTTGTGCGAGGAAGTGGACCAGGAGGACAATCAGTCAACAAAACATCCAACTGTGTTGTTCTGACTCACACACCCACAG gaatAGTAGTTCGTTGCCATCAGAGTCGATCCTTAGACCAAAATAGAAGAATAGCTAGGGAGTTACTGGTTACGAAACTGGACAACCTTCAAAATGGAGCCAAAAGTGTTGAAGCACAACTAAAATCAATTAGAGATGCCAAGTCCATTAAAAAAGatcagaagaaaagaaaaatagcttCTTTGAAAgagcaatggaaaaatatgaacagTGACTAG
- the LOC124159765 gene encoding MIEF1 upstream open reading frame protein, which translates to MYNPNPSQVLSLYRSLLRYGKELKYTDRNYFNRRIRREFKRNKNLSPEESAFQYEVGIERASSP; encoded by the exons ATGTATAATCCCAACCCTAGTCAAGTTTTAAGCCTTTACCGTTCACTATTAAGGTATGGGAAGGAGTTAAAATACACCGATAGAAATTACTTTAACAGAAGAATACGTCGGGAATtcaaaagaaataagaatttatCCCCCGAAGAGAGTGCATTTCAGTACGAGGTAGGAATTG agagGGCTAGTTCtccttga